The following coding sequences lie in one Halogeometricum rufum genomic window:
- a CDS encoding PadR family transcriptional regulator — MSNTHNQGEKHSLRTDGGTVAEPTDSVHASDLTAFQHTILRVLADEARYGLAIKRELEDYYSKEINHGRLYPNLDRLVDDGLVTKRELDKRTNEYELTEGGREVYVAYVDYLAAPIVDGDETAPSATNATTVRTDGGAE, encoded by the coding sequence ATGAGCAATACGCACAACCAAGGGGAAAAGCATTCCCTCAGGACGGACGGCGGAACAGTTGCAGAACCAACCGATTCGGTCCACGCGAGCGATCTGACGGCCTTCCAGCACACGATCCTGCGTGTCCTCGCCGACGAGGCGCGCTACGGCCTCGCGATCAAGCGCGAGTTAGAGGACTACTACAGCAAAGAGATCAACCACGGCCGGCTGTACCCGAATCTCGACAGACTCGTCGACGACGGCCTGGTCACGAAGCGCGAACTCGACAAGCGCACCAACGAGTACGAACTGACCGAGGGCGGGCGCGAGGTGTACGTCGCGTACGTCGACTACCTCGCGGCCCCCATCGTCGACGGCGACGAAACGGCGCCCAGCGCCACGAACGCGACGACGGTGCGGACCGACGGAGGTGCGGAGTGA
- a CDS encoding DUF7344 domain-containing protein: protein MPAEGDETEETAAQQRILAHATRPQAVGVRPHEQLQAMEERAVTDGGTTTAKITADRATVHGVLTSETRAAVIAYLADQPHATVDSVAGFVASRTRRSLDTVRISLVHTHLPRLVEAGACTWDRETEDVNATEQTEAFHEIAQFAAMRLEGEDE from the coding sequence ATGCCCGCCGAGGGAGACGAGACCGAGGAGACGGCAGCACAGCAGCGGATTCTCGCTCACGCGACGCGGCCACAGGCGGTCGGCGTGCGCCCGCACGAACAACTGCAGGCGATGGAGGAGCGAGCTGTCACTGACGGCGGCACCACCACCGCGAAGATCACCGCCGACCGCGCGACCGTCCACGGTGTCCTCACCAGTGAGACGCGTGCGGCCGTGATCGCGTATCTCGCCGATCAGCCGCACGCGACGGTCGACAGCGTCGCGGGGTTCGTCGCCTCCCGGACGCGCCGGTCGCTCGACACGGTCCGGATCTCGCTGGTCCACACGCACCTGCCGCGACTCGTCGAGGCGGGCGCGTGTACGTGGGACCGCGAGACCGAGGACGTGAACGCGACCGAACAGACCGAGGCGTTCCACGAGATCGCGCAGTTCGCCGCCATGCGGCTGGAGGGGGAGGATGAGTGA